The genomic DNA GCCGATGAACATCGTGTTGCCGAGCACGCGCTTGTCAGTCGAGTCCTCGTCCTCTTTCGTGGCGTGGAAATTGAAGTACAGCGGCGTGCCGCTGATCGTCTTCAGGATCGTGATCGCCGGCCCCCACGGGTTGCCGGTGGGCTTGCCTGACATGAAGTTGTGCAGCGGCGAGAAGGACAGGAAATTCAGCGATGTGATCGGCGCCGGGCGGGGCCGATAGTTCCAGTTCGCCGGCAGTTGCGCCCACCACCCCGCTTCGAGTGCGAGATCGACGGGCTTCGTGATCATGCTCACGTCCATCAGTGCCGAGCGCGCATGTGCGAGGTAGTCGCGCACCTGGTCGGCCTCATCGGCGAAGATCGTGAGGGTGCAGTGATGCTCACCCATCACGAACTTGCCGGATACGAGCTGATCGAGTGCTTCGTCGATCTCTTCGATCTGCGACACGGCTACGTCCCGGGCATCCAGGAGCTGCTGTTTGTGACGCAGCAAGAAGCCCTTGGCGGCATGTCGCGACAGGGTTGCGAAGCTCTGCGTCAGGACGAACTCGAAATCGGACTCCAGCAGCACATTGAGCTGGCCCGGCTCGGTGCCGTCGTCGTACTCGACCACCTCGAGCATGCCGAACCGGCGCAGGCGGTTCGCGGTGCGGATCTCGCCCAGCTCGCCCCACTTGGAGAAGAACGGGCGATTGAGCGCCATGTAGTTCGCGAAGCGGTCGCGGCACACGGGCATCGGGCTGTGCTCGCCATTGACCAGCAGCGCGAGGAATTCGAGCGGTGCGGAATAGACGTGCTCGTTATGCTCGTAGGTGCTCAGCAGCTCGCCACCGTAGCGGCGCAGCGCAGCGCCCAGGGTGCGGTTGATGTCGTCGAGCGCCTTGACGGCGCCGGCCTGGCGCAGTGCCTTCTGCTCCGCGGTTTCCTTCTCCTGCTTTGCGAAGAACGACAGCACCTTGTCGGCCACCGGACGGAAAACGACCGTGAGATACAGGTCGTTCACCATGAGGTTGTACCCGGTGAAGCTCTCGCGATAGCGCGCATCGAGCTGCTTGCAAAACGGGTTCTCGAACTCCGCGTCGGGATACTCGAAGACGCGCCGGCGCACGATGTGCGACCAGAACGCGACGTTCGCCGTGGCGACCCCCTTGAGGGTGTTGTTCAGTTCGTTGATCCACTGATAGACATCATCGAGCGAGGCGCTTTGGTGCGAGCGCCCGTCGATCTTCCAGACCGACAGATACTCGGCCGCCTTGGTCGAAATGATGCTGTCAGTGATGTGGTGCGAGTAGGGGATGAACTGTCCCACAGGGGTCTCGCTTTCCAGGATCTTGCGGGATTGCATCGCGCCCACTTCCCTATCTCCTTCTCTTCCGGTAGTTGCTGGGGCTATAGGTCGAAGCCCCCCAAAAGGCCTTGTTGCCGTTGCGCCACTTCGTGTCAAACCAGAGCCCCCAAATCCGGAACGCCTTGTCGTCGTTGCGCGTGATCTGCGCCATGACGAACCAAAGCGGCGGGGCCAGGAGCCACCACCACAAGCTGATGCTCATTGCGATCGAGGCGACCACGATGAGCATCAGCATGAGCGGGATCATGGGGACACCCGCGACCGTAGGCACGCGGGTGCAACCCTTGAAGAGCGGGAACGGACTGTTGCGCTGCTCTTCCATCGCAGAGCGCGCTTAGGCGAAGAACAGGGCGGTGATTTGCGCGGCAGAACCGGCGATGATGATGCCGATGGCCCAGCGCACGAAGGTGTCTTTCTCGACGAACTTGGTGGCGTAACCGATGCCGAGGGCGACAAGGGCGATGATGGCGACGATGGGGATGATCGTCAGGATCTCATCACGGAAGGTTTCGAGGATGCCTTTCGCTTTGGAAAGGCCGGTGCCGGCGAACGCCGGGCTGGTGATGACGGCACCGAGGACGAGGGCAGTGGCCTTGTCAGCTTGGCGGCGGAGGGTTTGAACGAGTTTCATCTTTACAGTCCTCAATGAGTTTGAACTTGCCGGCTGTTACGCCGTATCTATCGAACAGAAACGAGAAAAGATTTCGCGGATCAGACCATGTGCGCAGGCTCCCCCTTTGCGTCAGCAGGGCGTATGTTTCCGGGCGTTTTGTGACCAGATCATCCACCACAAATGTGAAATACCATTCCTTGTGCGAGCGTCGGATTACCGTGATCTCTCGCACGTCTTCCAGCTCGAACGCCAGATCTAAGCTCTGTTGCTCGATCGTTTTCATGTTTCTCGGTCCCTGGACTTTTCCAACTACATTTGTCTAGCAGACCGGGGTTTCCTCCTGCGTTCAATCTATCAAAACTCGAATTGTGATGCAATCAAAATTCTATTTTTGATTCGACCCCTCTCGGTTGCCCTCTCGCGCGGTGGAGGTTCTGAAGGCGTCTCCTGCGGCTCGTGAGAACGCATCCCCGAGGCCTGCATCGTCTTCGTCACCCGGCTGCTTCCGGTCGCGGGCGCCCGCCGTCCCTGTTTGGCTATTCACAGGAAGCGGGTGCGCGCTAGACCGCAGTTTTACCGGCTCTCGGGGGTCTTGGACAATTGGGGTCAATGCGGGAATCGGCATTGCTGCATTCGCCGCTACCTTCATGACATAACCGTTCGTGAAACCCGTACTGAAATT from Denitromonas sp. includes the following:
- a CDS encoding TrbC/VirB2 family protein, yielding MKLVQTLRRQADKATALVLGAVITSPAFAGTGLSKAKGILETFRDEILTIIPIVAIIALVALGIGYATKFVEKDTFVRWAIGIIIAGSAAQITALFFA
- a CDS encoding VirB4 family type IV secretion/conjugal transfer ATPase, whose amino-acid sequence is MQSRKILESETPVGQFIPYSHHITDSIISTKAAEYLSVWKIDGRSHQSASLDDVYQWINELNNTLKGVATANVAFWSHIVRRRVFEYPDAEFENPFCKQLDARYRESFTGYNLMVNDLYLTVVFRPVADKVLSFFAKQEKETAEQKALRQAGAVKALDDINRTLGAALRRYGGELLSTYEHNEHVYSAPLEFLALLVNGEHSPMPVCRDRFANYMALNRPFFSKWGELGEIRTANRLRRFGMLEVVEYDDGTEPGQLNVLLESDFEFVLTQSFATLSRHAAKGFLLRHKQQLLDARDVAVSQIEEIDEALDQLVSGKFVMGEHHCTLTIFADEADQVRDYLAHARSALMDVSMITKPVDLALEAGWWAQLPANWNYRPRPAPITSLNFLSFSPLHNFMSGKPTGNPWGPAITILKTISGTPLYFNFHATKEDEDSTDKRVLGNTMFIGKSGTGKTVTMGFTLAQMQKVKPTVVAFDKDRGMEVAIRAMGGRYLPLKSGEPAGFNPFQLEPTPANLIFLKQFVKRLASAGGEPVTHNDEVEIDQALKTLMVHIDPPLRRLSVLLQALPNPIRDELDARPSVHARLLKWCEGGDYGWLFDNEHDVLDLTTHQLYGFDVTDFLENDEIRPALMMYLIYRTEGMIDGRRFVYMFDEFQKPLEDEYFQDLAQNKQRVIRKQNGIFVFATQEPGAVLDSPIAKTLVQQCATFVFLPNPSADRKEYIEGFKLSPAEFELVKGLGERSRRFLVKQGDNSAVAELNLDGFDDELLILSGTPDNAEIAEEVIAEVGEDPATWIPHYLTRVRSKRS
- the korA gene encoding KorA family transcriptional regulator produces the protein MKTIEQQSLDLAFELEDVREITVIRRSHKEWYFTFVVDDLVTKRPETYALLTQRGSLRTWSDPRNLFSFLFDRYGVTAGKFKLIEDCKDETRSNPPPPS
- a CDS encoding VirB3 family type IV secretion system protein, translated to MEEQRNSPFPLFKGCTRVPTVAGVPMIPLMLMLIVVASIAMSISLWWWLLAPPLWFVMAQITRNDDKAFRIWGLWFDTKWRNGNKAFWGASTYSPSNYRKRRR